A section of the Scleropages formosus chromosome 12, fSclFor1.1, whole genome shotgun sequence genome encodes:
- the nop58 gene encoding nucleolar protein 58 isoform X2, which translates to MLVLFETAAGYAIFKVLDEKKLQQVDSLWKEFETPEKANKIVKLKHFEKFQDTTEALAAATALVEGKLSKNLKKVLKKIVAKEAHEQLAIHDAKLGGVIKEKLNLTCVHSPAVAELMRGIRNQMEGLITGLPPREFSAMSLGLAHSLSRYKLKFSPDKVDTMIVQAISLLDDLDKELNNYIMRSREWYGWHFPELGKIITDNLAYCKSVRKIGDRTNVVNTDLSDILPEEVEAEVKLAAEISMGTEVSEQDIRNILHLCDQVIEISEYRAQLYDYLKNRMMAIAPNLTVMVGELVGARLISHAGSLLNLAKHPASTVQILGAEKALFRALKTRRDTPKYGLIYHASLVGQTTAKNKGKISRMLAAKTSLAVRYDALGEDTNAEMGAENRAKLEARLRHLEERGIRRISGAGKALARADKYQHKSDIKVYDPSGDSTLPSASKKRKFEEVEDEEKPVEVKLKKVKKEPEADAVTEAETPKKKKKKKEKQEAEEERIVKEEEEEEMEILSAAAETTEKKKKKKKKKVKEEEEEDED; encoded by the exons ATGTTGGTGCTATTCGAGACCGCTGCCGGCTATGCCATTTTCAAA GTCCTGGACGAGAAGAAGCTTCAGCAGGTCGACAGTCTTTGGAAGGAGTTCGAAACGCCAGAAAAGGCTaataaaat AGTTAAACTGAAACACTTTGAGAAGTTCCAGGACACCACAGAAGCTTTAGCAG CTGCAACAGCTCTGGTGGAGGGCAAACTCAGCAAGAACCTGAAGAAGGTGCTGAAGAAGATCGTTGCCAAGGAGGCACATGAGCAGCTGGCAATCCATGATGCTAAACTTGGTGGAGTCATCAAG GAAAAGTTGAACCTGACCTGTGTGCACAGCCCTGCTGTTGCAGAGTTGATGAGAGGCATAAGGAACCAGATGGAGGGGCTCATCACTGGGCTGCCTCCTCGGGAGTTTAGCGCCATGTCCTTGGGCTTAGCGCACAG CCTCTCACGATATAAACTCAAGTTTAGCCCTGACAAAGTGGACACCATGATAGTTCAAGCTATCT CTCTCCTCGATGACTTGGACAAGGAGCTGAACAACTACATTATGCGCAGCAGGGAGTGGTATGGCTGGCACTTCCCAGAACTGGGCAAGATCATCACCGACAACCTGGCCTACTGCAAAAGTGTCCGCAAGATTG GTGACCGTACGAATGTGGTGAACACTGACCTCTCAGACATACTTCCCGAGGAGGTGGAAGCCGAGGTGAAATTAGCAGCTGAGATCTCAATGGGGACAGAGGTGTCGGAACAGGACATCAGGAACATCCTGCATCTGTGTGACCAG GTGATTGAGATCTCAGAGTACCGTGCCCAGCTGTACGACTACCTGAAAAATCGTATGATGGCAATCGCACCCAATCTGACAGTGATGGTGGGTGAGCTAGTGGGGGCACGATTGATCTCACATGCAG GCTCTCTACTAAACCTGGCCAAACACCCAGCGTCAACGGTGCAGATCCTGGGGGCTGAGAAGGCCCTGTTCAGGGCACTAAAAACCCGACGGGACACTCCGAAATATGGGCTTATTTACCACGCCTCCCTTGTGGGCCAGACAACTGCCAAGAACAAGGGCAAG ATCTCCAGAATGCTGGCAGCCAAAACCTCACTAGCTGTCCGATATGATGCCCTCGGGGAAGACACAAATGCCGAGATGGGAGCAGAAAATCGTGCCAAATTGGAGGCCAGGCTGCGCCACCTTGAGGAGCGGGGG ATCAGACGCATTAGTGGAGCTGGGAAAGCACTGGCCAGAGCAGACAAATACCAGCACAAGAG CGATATTAAAGTGTACGACCCTTCTGGGGACTCAACACTCCCTTCTGCTTCCAAAAAGAGGAAGTTTGAGGAGGTAGAAGATGAAGAGAAGCCAGTGGAAGTCAAgctcaaaaaagtaaaaaaagagcCTGAAG CCGATGCAGTGACAGAAGCAGAAACtcccaagaagaagaagaaaaagaaggaaaagcaagAGGCTGAGGAGGAAAGGATTgtaaaggaggaagaggaggaggagatggagattCTCAGTGCAGCAGCTGAG acaacagaaaagaagaaaaagaagaagaaaaagaaggtgaaagaagaggaagaggaggatgaggactga
- the nop58 gene encoding nucleolar protein 58 isoform X1 gives MLVLFETAAGYAIFKVLDEKKLQQVDSLWKEFETPEKANKIVKLKHFEKFQDTTEALAAATALVEGKLSKNLKKVLKKIVAKEAHEQLAIHDAKLGGVIKEKLNLTCVHSPAVAELMRGIRNQMEGLITGLPPREFSAMSLGLAHSLSRYKLKFSPDKVDTMIVQAISLLDDLDKELNNYIMRSREWYGWHFPELGKIITDNLAYCKSVRKIGDRTNVVNTDLSDILPEEVEAEVKLAAEISMGTEVSEQDIRNILHLCDQVIEISEYRAQLYDYLKNRMMAIAPNLTVMVGELVGARLISHAGSLLNLAKHPASTVQILGAEKALFRALKTRRDTPKYGLIYHASLVGQTTAKNKGKISRMLAAKTSLAVRYDALGEDTNAEMGAENRAKLEARLRHLEERGIRRISGAGKALARADKYQHKSDIKVYDPSGDSTLPSASKKRKFEEVEDEEKPVEVKLKKVKKEPEEADAVTEAETPKKKKKKKEKQEAEEERIVKEEEEEEMEILSAAAETTEKKKKKKKKKVKEEEEEDED, from the exons ATGTTGGTGCTATTCGAGACCGCTGCCGGCTATGCCATTTTCAAA GTCCTGGACGAGAAGAAGCTTCAGCAGGTCGACAGTCTTTGGAAGGAGTTCGAAACGCCAGAAAAGGCTaataaaat AGTTAAACTGAAACACTTTGAGAAGTTCCAGGACACCACAGAAGCTTTAGCAG CTGCAACAGCTCTGGTGGAGGGCAAACTCAGCAAGAACCTGAAGAAGGTGCTGAAGAAGATCGTTGCCAAGGAGGCACATGAGCAGCTGGCAATCCATGATGCTAAACTTGGTGGAGTCATCAAG GAAAAGTTGAACCTGACCTGTGTGCACAGCCCTGCTGTTGCAGAGTTGATGAGAGGCATAAGGAACCAGATGGAGGGGCTCATCACTGGGCTGCCTCCTCGGGAGTTTAGCGCCATGTCCTTGGGCTTAGCGCACAG CCTCTCACGATATAAACTCAAGTTTAGCCCTGACAAAGTGGACACCATGATAGTTCAAGCTATCT CTCTCCTCGATGACTTGGACAAGGAGCTGAACAACTACATTATGCGCAGCAGGGAGTGGTATGGCTGGCACTTCCCAGAACTGGGCAAGATCATCACCGACAACCTGGCCTACTGCAAAAGTGTCCGCAAGATTG GTGACCGTACGAATGTGGTGAACACTGACCTCTCAGACATACTTCCCGAGGAGGTGGAAGCCGAGGTGAAATTAGCAGCTGAGATCTCAATGGGGACAGAGGTGTCGGAACAGGACATCAGGAACATCCTGCATCTGTGTGACCAG GTGATTGAGATCTCAGAGTACCGTGCCCAGCTGTACGACTACCTGAAAAATCGTATGATGGCAATCGCACCCAATCTGACAGTGATGGTGGGTGAGCTAGTGGGGGCACGATTGATCTCACATGCAG GCTCTCTACTAAACCTGGCCAAACACCCAGCGTCAACGGTGCAGATCCTGGGGGCTGAGAAGGCCCTGTTCAGGGCACTAAAAACCCGACGGGACACTCCGAAATATGGGCTTATTTACCACGCCTCCCTTGTGGGCCAGACAACTGCCAAGAACAAGGGCAAG ATCTCCAGAATGCTGGCAGCCAAAACCTCACTAGCTGTCCGATATGATGCCCTCGGGGAAGACACAAATGCCGAGATGGGAGCAGAAAATCGTGCCAAATTGGAGGCCAGGCTGCGCCACCTTGAGGAGCGGGGG ATCAGACGCATTAGTGGAGCTGGGAAAGCACTGGCCAGAGCAGACAAATACCAGCACAAGAG CGATATTAAAGTGTACGACCCTTCTGGGGACTCAACACTCCCTTCTGCTTCCAAAAAGAGGAAGTTTGAGGAGGTAGAAGATGAAGAGAAGCCAGTGGAAGTCAAgctcaaaaaagtaaaaaaagagcCTGAAG AAGCCGATGCAGTGACAGAAGCAGAAACtcccaagaagaagaagaaaaagaaggaaaagcaagAGGCTGAGGAGGAAAGGATTgtaaaggaggaagaggaggaggagatggagattCTCAGTGCAGCAGCTGAG acaacagaaaagaagaaaaagaagaagaaaaagaaggtgaaagaagaggaagaggaggatgaggactga